GAAGTAGTCGAGGAGGGTGTTGGGCGCGGAGCCGGGCTCGCGGCCGTCGAAGTGCATCGAGTAGTTCTCGATGCCGGAGCAGGAGCCGATCTGCCGCATCATCTCGATGTCGTACGTGGTGCGCATGCGCAGGCGCTGGGACTCCAGGTGCTTGCCCTGCTTGTCGAGCTCGGCGAGGCGGCCCTCCAGCTCCCGCTCGATGTCGTTGACGGCCCGCTCCATGCGCTCGGGGCCCGCGACGTAGTGGCTGGCGGGGAAGACGTACAGCTCGCGGTCCTCGCTGATGACCTCGCCGGTGAGCGGGTGGAGGGTGGAGAGGGCCTCGATCTCGTCGCCGAACATCTCGATGCGGACGGCGAGCTCCTCGTACACCGGGAAGATCTCGATGGTGTCGCCGCGCACCCGGAAGGTGCCGCGGGTGAACGCCAGGTCGTTCCGCGTGTACTGGATGTCGACGAAGCGGCGCAGCAGCTGGTCGCGGTCGATCTCCTCGCCGACCTTGAGCGGGACCATCCGGTCCACGTACTCCTGGGGGGTGCCGAGGCCGTAGATGCAGGAGACGGAGGCGACCACGACGACGTCCCTGCGGGTGAGCAGGGAGTTCGTCGCGGAGTGGCGGAGCCGCTCCACCTCCTCGTTGATCGAGGAGTCCTTCTCGATGTAGGTGTCCGACTGCGGGACGTACGCCTCGGGCTGGTAGTAGTCGTAGTACGAGACGAAGTACTCCACCGCGTTGTTCGGCAGGAGCTCGCGGAACTCGTTCGCCAGCTGAGCGGCCAGCGTCTTGTTCGGCGCCATCACCAGGGTGGGGCGCTGGAGCTTCTCGATCATCCACGCGGTGGTCGCCGACTTGCCGGTGCCGGTGGCGCCGAGGAGCACGACGTCCTTCTCGCCCGCGCGGATGCGCCGCTCGAGCTCGGCGATGGCGGTCGGCTGGTCGCCGCTGGGCTTGTACTCGCTGACGACCTCGAAGGGCGCCACCGAACGTTCGATCTTGGAAACGGGCCGCATGCAACCACCGTACGACCCGCCACTGACACTCGGGCGGCGATCGGTTCACCGCCCGGTCGCCGGGCGTCCCGTCACCAGTCCTGGGAGCGGTGTCCGCCGCGCGCGACGCTCCTGCGGGCGGCCCGTCCGGCGGGGCGGCCCGCGGGGCGGGCGCTCCAGTTGGCCGGCTCACCGTAGGACGGCACGTGGCGCGGGGCGGGCACGCCGGGGCGGTGCGGGGTCCGGGCGGGGCGCTGCCAGTCCGGGTCGCCCATCACGAGCAGCGGGTCGAACATGACGACGACGGCGGCCAGGATCAGGAAGACCGCGGGGCCGATCAGCATGGGCAGCAGGAGCGAGGTGGCGCCGTCGCCGGTCCCGGTGCGCGTCTCGGTGCCGTGCAGGTGGACGCTGACGGCGGCCATGGCGGTGTAGTGCATACCACTCACGGCTCCGCCCATCACCAGGCTCGCACCGAGACTGGCCAGAAATCCATGTACGGAGACGGCCGCCCAGAGGGCCGCGGTGGCGGCCACGACGGCGATGACCACGGAGAGGGCGACGGTGAGCGTGTCGTACTCGATCCGGCCCTGGAGGCGCATCCCGGCCATGCCGAGGTAGTGCATGGTGGCGACGCCGAGGCCGGTGATGGTGCCGCCGGTGACCAGGGTCAGGGTGGTCGCCCCCCGGTAGCCGACGATGAAGATGCCGATGCCGACCATGAGGACGGCGACGCCCAGGCTGGCGAAGGTGATGGGCCGGTCGTACTCGATGGGCGCCTGCTCGACGGAGAAGCCCATCATGGCGATGAAGTGCATCGTCCAGATGCCGGTGCCGATCGAGGTGGCGCCGAGGGCGAGCCAGCCCGCCTTGAAGGTGTCGCGGTGGCGGAGCGATCTGGTGGTGCACCTCAGACCGAGGGCGCCGCCGAGGCAGGCCATGAGAAAGGCGGCCACCGGCGTGACGAGCCCGTAGCTGAATCCGTCGACCGTGCCCTGCATGAGCGTGTGTCCTCCACCCCTGGTGCAACGTCGTCCGAAAACAGTCGGTACCGCTGGGTAGTACTACCGGGGCGAGATTATGGCGCGCCGGGGGCCCGGCGACCACGTGACCGGGGAATTTCCGTTCGCGAGACCGGAGCGAGACCGGTCCGTGATCTCCGTGACGGTCGCGGCCCCGATCGTGACCCCGTCGCCCGGCCCTGACCCCGTTGCCCGATCGGGACCCGTTGTCGGTGGCGGGTCGTACCGTGGGCGGCATGGACATCGACACGGTGGAGTGGACGGTCGTGGAGAGCGCCATCGGGCCGCTCCTCCTCGCCGCGACCGGGCGGGGGCTCGTCCAGGTCGGGTTCCACGCCGACGCGGCGCGCCGGGAGCGGATGCTCGACCGGCTGGCGGGTCGGCTCGGCGCGGAGCCGGTGGAGCGCGCCTCGGGGCGGCTCGCGGAGGCGATACGCCTGCTCGACCGGTACTTCGCGGGCGAGGCGCTCGATTTCGACCTGCCGCTGGACTGGAGCCTGACGACCGGCTTCAACCGGCAGGTGCTGCGCGAGCTGGCGGCGGGCGTCCCGTACGGCACGGTCGTCGGGTACGGGGAGCTGGCGAGGCGCGTCGGGCAGCCCGGCGCGGCGCAGGCGGTGGGCGCGGCGATGGGCGCCAACCCGCTGCCGGTGGTGGTGCCGTGCCACCGGGTGGTGGAGAGCGACGGCGGTCTCGGCGGCTTCGGGGGCGGTCTGGAGACGAAGAGACAGCTGCTGGCCCTGGAGGGCGTGCTGCCTGCGCCGCTGTTCTGAGCGCCGGAGGCCGTCGGGGAAGGAGGGGGCGTTCCCATCTGATGGGACGGCTGGCAGACTCACGTAAGTGACTCAAACCCCCAGTGCCCCTGACGCCATCCTGCCCGAGGGCATATCCGCCCCCGCCGGGCTGCCGGCGCTCCGTCGGCGCGTGCAGGCCGTGCTGATCGCCACCCAGATCCTGGGAGGCCTCGGCATCGCCATCGGCGTCGCCCTCGCCGCCGTCCTGGCCAGGGACGTGAGCGGCACCGAGGCGCTGTCCGGTATGGCGTCGACCGCGACGGTGGCCGGTCCCGCGCTGCTGGCCATGCCGCTGGCCGCGCTGATGGCGTCCCGGGGGCGCCGGGCGGGGCTCGTCCTCGCGTATCTGCTCGGGGCTCTCGGCGCCGGTGTGGTGGTGCTCGGGGCGGTCGTCGGGAGCTTCCCCGTGCTGCTCGTCGGGCTCGTCGGCTTCGGCGCCGGGTCCTCGGCGAACCTGGCGGCCCGCTTCACCGCCGCCGACCTCGCCGAACCGGACCACCGGGCCCGGGCCATCTCCACGGTGGTGTGGGCGACCACGATCGGGGCGGTCCTCGGCCCGAACGTCGCCGCGCCCGCCGGGAAGAGCGTCTCCGGCCTGGGCATACCGGCCACGGCCGGTCCGTTCGTCTGGGCCGCCGGTGTCTTCGTGGTCGCGGCCCTCGTGGTGGCCGTGCTGCTGCGCCCGGACCCGCTGCTCACCGCCCGCGCGCTGTCGGCCGCCGGGCCGGGCGAGGCGACGGAGGGCCGCTCGCTGCGGGCCGGGATGCGGGCGGTACGGGAGTCGCCGAGGGCCCGGCTCGCCCTGGTCACCGTCGCCGGCTCGCACACCGCCATGGTGTCGATCATGTCGATGACGCCGGTGGCGCTCACCCACCACGGCGCGGACATCCAGCTGATCGGCCTCGTGATCAGCGGGCACATCGCGGGCATGTACGCCTTCTCGCCGGTGATGGGCTGGCTGTCCGACCGGCTCGGCCGGCTGTCGGTGATCGGGCTCGCGGTCGGTCTCATCGGTACGGCGGCGCTCGTCGCGGGCACGGCGGGACCGTCCCACGGCCGGACCGCCCTGGGCCTCTTCCTCCTCGGTCTCGGCTGGTCGGCGGGGCTCGTGTCCGGTTCGGCGCTGCTCACCGACTCGGTGCCGCAGGCGGCGCGGGCCGCCGTCCAGGGACTGTCCGACTTCGTCATGAACACCGCCGCCGGCCTCGGCGGCCTCGCGGCGGGCCTGATCGTCTCGCAGGCGGGCTACGGGCCGCTGAACGCGATCGCCGCGTGCCTGCTGCTGCCGATGGCGGCGCTCGCGCTGCGGGGCGCCCTCCGCAAGGCCTGATCGACAAGACACCCCCTAACCCGGCACCGCCGGGGAGGAGGCATCCGCGGCCAGCTGCCGTGGGGTGCCCGTGCCGTCGGCGGGGACCGACCAGACCGCTCCCCCGTACCCGTACGCGAGGGTCTCCGCGTCCGTCCACAGCGCCTGGTCGTCGATGCCGCGCCGCTCGGCGACGGGGTGCTCGCGTCCGGTGCGCAGGTCGTACACGTACAGCCGCCACGGCTCGCGCGGGCCGTCGGACACCCGCTTCTTGAAGGCGATCCGGGTCCCGTCCGGGGAGAGCGAGGGGCATTCGACGTTCTCCCGCAGGGCCCGGGCCGACCAGTTCCGCATGTCGCCCTCGACGAGGTGGGTGCGGCCGCCCGTCGAGACGGTGGCGTAGAAGCGGTTGTCGTCGGCGGCGAAGGTGACGCCCCAGTAGTTGACGTCGGGGGCGTGGTGGCGGCGGCCGTCGAGGGTGAGCGGGATCTGCTCGATGTTCTTCACCAGGTAGCCGGTGCGCAGGTCGAGGATCGAGGTGCGGGTGGCGAAGGCCGAGCGCGCGTACGAGTCGCCGGTGGCGAACATCGTCCAGGACAGCATGCGTCCCGAGGCGGAGACCCTGGCCCGGCTGGGGATGCCCGGCAGGGCGATGCGGCGGACCTCGCGGAGCTCCCGGTCGAGCACGAGGACGTACGAGCGGGCCGGTACGCCCGGTCGCCGCTGGAGGCAGAGGGCGGTGGGACCGGCCGCGTGGAAGCGGTCGCAGGAAGGGCCGCCCGCCACCCGGCCGCCGGGCGCGGCCGGGTCCACGCGCGCGACGCGCCCGCTCGCGGTGTCCCGGACGTAGAGCGTCCCGGCGCCCCGGTCGAGGGTGAAGCCGGGGTCGGCGGTCCCGGTGGCGGCGGCCCGTCCGGAGGCGGCCCGCAGGGTGTAGGCGGTGGCGCCGCCGCCGAGCAGCAGGAGGGCGAGGACGAGGATCGCCGCACGCGCGCGCGTGGAGGCGGTGGTGTTCATGTCGTGCTCCCTTCGGGGGTCGGCACGGACGGCAGCAGCCGGGCGGCGCAGCACAGGGCCGCCGTGAGGGCCAGGAGCGCGGCCACGAGGGCCGTCTCCGGTCCGCTCGCCGTCCAGAGGGCACCGAAGGCGACGGCGGCACCGAGCCGGGCGAGCGCCTGCGCGGTCTGGACGACCGCGAGGCCGCCGGCCTGCCGGCCCTCGGCGAGGAAGGGCCCGGTGAGGGCCATCAGGACGCCGTCGGTGGCGGCGTAGAAGACCCCGAGCAGGACGAGGACGCCCACGAGGGCCGCCGCTCCGGGCACGGGGGCGAGGAGCAGCCCGTAGGCGAGGAGCAGGGCTCCGTGCCCGTACAGGAGCGGCCCGCGGCGCCCGAGGCGGTCGGCGAGGCGGCCGGCCGGGACGGCGAGCAGCAGATAGACGCCGGCCGCGCCGAGCGGCAGGAACGGGAACCAGGTGGCGTCGAGGTCGAGGCGCCGCTGGAGCAGCAGGTAGAGGAAGGAGTCGCCGACGGTGGCGGCGCCGAGGAGGGCGGCGCAGAGCACGATCCTGCGGTACGCGGGCGAGCGTCGCAGGGCCGTGAGGAGCCCGCCACGCGCGCGTGGTGCCGCCGTCTCCCTCGGCGGCTCGTCCCGCTGCCGCCCGGGGACGAAGAGCAGCCAGAGCAGGACGCCGAACGCGCCGACGCAGAAGCTGACGGCGAAGACCGCCTCGTACGTCTCGGCCGTCGCCCACAGCAGCGCGAAGGCGGCGAGCGGCCCGAGGAGGGCGCCGGTGGTGTCCATGGCGCGGTGGGTGCCGAAGGCGCGGCCCAGGTCCTCGGGCGGGCTGTGCAGGGTGATGAGCGCGTCGCGCGGGGCGGTGCGGACGCCCTTGCCCAGCTTGTCGGCGGCGAGCGCCCCGGCGATCCCGCCGGTCGCCCCGCCCGCGAGGAGGAGGCCGAGCCGGGAGCAGGCGGAGAGGGCGTAGCCGAGTCCGCCGATCTGTTTGTGGCGGCCGCCGCGGTCGGCGCCGGCCCCGCCGAGGAGCCGTACGAGCGCGGTGGCGCCGGTGGAGAGGCCGTCGAGGAGCCCGAACTGGAGCGGGGACAGGCCGAGTCCGAGGACCAGGTAGAGCGGCAGGACGGCGGTCACCATCTCCGAGGAGACGTCGGTGACGAGGCTGACCGCGCCGAGGGCGAGGACGGTGCCGGGGACGCGCCGCCGGGTCCCGGTGGGACGGGGCGGCGCGTCGCGGCGACCGGTGGTCGCGAGGTACATCAGTGGCAGGTGTAGGTCGGGCCGGAGTCCTTGACCTGGTCGTCGGTGCCGACGTACTGCCAGGTGTAGGTGGTGTCGGTGAGGTCCAGCTTCAGGACGCCGTAGGTTCCGCTGATCCGCTTCTGGCTGTTCGGCTGGACGGTCTCGATGGGATAGGGCTCGGCGCCGCCCATGCCGCCGACGATCTCGACGATGCCGTCGGCGGTGGCCCGCCCGTTCGGGTCCTGCGGGGCGAAGCGCTCGTAGTGGTGGTCGTGTCCGTTGAGGACGAGGTCCGCCCCGGCCGCGTAGAGGATCTGCCACACGGGCTTGGAGACGGGGTCGTTGCCGTGGCCGCCGGAGGAGTACAGCGGGTGGTGGAAGTAGGCGGCGAGGCAGCCCTTGGTGTTGCGTGCGAGGTCGTCCTTGAGCCACTGGATCTGCGCGGCGTCGTCGAAGGTGTTGGAGTCGAGGGCGACGAAGTGCCAGTTGCCCTGGTCGTAGCTGTAGTACGGCTTGCCCTGCGGGTAGGCGATGGCGCCGAAGTACGACTTGTAGCCGGAGAACGCGCCGGCCGGGTCGTAGGACTCGTGGTTGCCGGGCACGGGCCGCGTCTTCGTCTTGAAGGCGCCCCAGGTCTTGTCGTAGTAGTTCCGGAAGTCCGAGAGGCGGGCGTCGTCGTACTGGTTGTCGCCCATCGTCAGGTAGAAGGACGGTGCGATGCGCTGGGCCAGGGCGGCCGTCTTCGGGTGGGCGCAGGAGCTGCTGGAGGCGGTGCACCGGGCGGCGATGTCGCCGGCCGCGACGACGGTGAAGGCGCCGGTGGGCGGGGGCGTGGTGGAGGTGGTGCCGTAGACCTCCACCGTCCAGAGCGAGTAGCCGTACGAGGTGCCGCGGGCGGTCCCGTAGACGCGGAGGTAGCGGCCGGTGCCGGTGAGTCCGGTCCAGTCGTCGGTGGCGCCGTTGCCCGCGGTCTCGGTGGCGAGCCGGGTCCAGGTGGTGCCGTCGGCGGAGATCTCGACGCGGTAGGCCTTGGCGTAGGCGGCCTCCCAGACGAGTTTGACGCGGGAGACGGTGGCCGAGGGGCCGAGGTCGACCTTGATCCACTGGGGGTCGACGCCTTCGGCGCTGGCCCAGCGGGTGGTGGAGTCGCCGTCGAAGGCCTTCTCCGGGCCGAAGGTGCCGTCCTCGACGGAGGAGGAGGCGGCCGGCCTGCCCTGGGAGATCAGGGTGTCGGCGGCGGCTCCGGCGCGATCCGGGAGGGCGAGCAGGAGTCCGCCGACGAGCAGCAGCACGGCGGCGAGGACGAGGGGCAGTCGGTCGGTGGTGCGGCGAGGTGGGGCGGAGGCGAACAGGCGCATACCCGGGCTCCCTGGCCTGAGGGGTCGGCGAGAGCTGGACACCGGTGCGGGGCACCACGACCGCGCCGGGCGGCACGGACCGGGCCGCCCGTGCCGCGTGGTGCGGGCACGGGCGACCGGCCGGGTGGCGATTCGGGGCGCCACGCGGCGGGGTGGTGCTCGGCGGCCGGGTCAGAGCTCTCGCTGAGCGCGTCACGCCCCCGGGTGGGGCTTGGATGGGGCTTGGGGTGGGGCGCCGCGCCGAGCCGCTGCCCGGGAGAATAGCGGACAGGAAGGTTTCCTACCAGACTCCCGACTCCCCGTTCCCCGCCCCGACTTGAGGGGCCTCAGAGGCTGATGTGATACGCCTTGCGCAGGGTCTCGTGGACGGTCCAGGTCGTCCGGTCGCCCTCCCGCAGTACCGCCACGTCACCGGGGCCGATCTCCAGGGTGTCACCGCCCTCGACGGCGACGGTCGCGCGCCCGGAGACCACCACGAAGAGCTCGTTGGCCTCGGTGTCGGTGACGACGCCGGGCGTGATCTGCCAGATGCCGCGCAGCTGCTTGCCGTCGGCCGACTCCCACAGCACCTTGCCCGTCACCTCGGGCGTGCCGGAGACGATCTGGCCGGGGTCGAGGGGCTCGGCTTCGAGCTCCGCGTCGGGGATGTGCACGGCGAAGGAGGGGAGGTCATGAGTGGTCATGGGCGGTGACTGTAGCGGGGGTCCGGGGGCGTTCCGAGGCCGGGACCGGATGGAAGAACAGCCTCCGTTTCGGCCCCCACCAGGCGCGATACCAGGGACGCACGACGGCGACGAAATCCGCACCGGCCCTCCGGCGCGGCGCCCCAAGGGCGTCACGGCCGTCCCCGCCACCCCGGTCCGGCGGCCCGTCACGGATTCCGCAGGCGCCCGCCGGGGTGTGGCAGGAGGTCGCCAAGGAGGTTTGCGGGGCCGGTGAGCGCGCCAAGGAATGGGACATGTCCACACAGGTGTCCGAAGAGGTGCGGGAGGCGCTCCACGAGGGCCGGCCCGTCGTCGCGCTGGAATCGACGCTCATCGCCCACGGTCTGCCGCGCCCGCGCAACCTCGCCGTGGCGGCGGAGCTGGAGGAGTCGGTGCGGGCCGGGGGCGCCGTCCCCGCCACGATCGCGGTCGTCGACGGCACGGCCAGGATCGGCCTCGACCGGGCGGCCCTGACCCGGATCGCCGAGGACCCCTCGGTGCGGAAGCTGGGCCACCGCGACCTGGCCCCGGCCCTGGCGACCGGTGCGACGGGGGCGACGACGGTCTCGGCGACGGCCTGGCTCGCGGACGCGGCCGGCATACGGGTG
The DNA window shown above is from Streptomyces vietnamensis and carries:
- a CDS encoding MFS transporter codes for the protein MTQTPSAPDAILPEGISAPAGLPALRRRVQAVLIATQILGGLGIAIGVALAAVLARDVSGTEALSGMASTATVAGPALLAMPLAALMASRGRRAGLVLAYLLGALGAGVVVLGAVVGSFPVLLVGLVGFGAGSSANLAARFTAADLAEPDHRARAISTVVWATTIGAVLGPNVAAPAGKSVSGLGIPATAGPFVWAAGVFVVAALVVAVLLRPDPLLTARALSAAGPGEATEGRSLRAGMRAVRESPRARLALVTVAGSHTAMVSIMSMTPVALTHHGADIQLIGLVISGHIAGMYAFSPVMGWLSDRLGRLSVIGLAVGLIGTAALVAGTAGPSHGRTALGLFLLGLGWSAGLVSGSALLTDSVPQAARAAVQGLSDFVMNTAAGLGGLAAGLIVSQAGYGPLNAIAACLLLPMAALALRGALRKA
- a CDS encoding cupin domain-containing protein; the encoded protein is MTTHDLPSFAVHIPDAELEAEPLDPGQIVSGTPEVTGKVLWESADGKQLRGIWQITPGVVTDTEANELFVVVSGRATVAVEGGDTLEIGPGDVAVLREGDRTTWTVHETLRKAYHISL
- a CDS encoding MFS transporter, whose product is MYLATTGRRDAPPRPTGTRRRVPGTVLALGAVSLVTDVSSEMVTAVLPLYLVLGLGLSPLQFGLLDGLSTGATALVRLLGGAGADRGGRHKQIGGLGYALSACSRLGLLLAGGATGGIAGALAADKLGKGVRTAPRDALITLHSPPEDLGRAFGTHRAMDTTGALLGPLAAFALLWATAETYEAVFAVSFCVGAFGVLLWLLFVPGRQRDEPPRETAAPRARGGLLTALRRSPAYRRIVLCAALLGAATVGDSFLYLLLQRRLDLDATWFPFLPLGAAGVYLLLAVPAGRLADRLGRRGPLLYGHGALLLAYGLLLAPVPGAAALVGVLVLLGVFYAATDGVLMALTGPFLAEGRQAGGLAVVQTAQALARLGAAVAFGALWTASGPETALVAALLALTAALCCAARLLPSVPTPEGSTT
- a CDS encoding MHYT domain-containing protein, whose amino-acid sequence is MQGTVDGFSYGLVTPVAAFLMACLGGALGLRCTTRSLRHRDTFKAGWLALGATSIGTGIWTMHFIAMMGFSVEQAPIEYDRPITFASLGVAVLMVGIGIFIVGYRGATTLTLVTGGTITGLGVATMHYLGMAGMRLQGRIEYDTLTVALSVVIAVVAATAALWAAVSVHGFLASLGASLVMGGAVSGMHYTAMAAVSVHLHGTETRTGTGDGATSLLLPMLIGPAVFLILAAVVVMFDPLLVMGDPDWQRPARTPHRPGVPAPRHVPSYGEPANWSARPAGRPAGRAARRSVARGGHRSQDW
- a CDS encoding methylated-DNA--[protein]-cysteine S-methyltransferase, which produces MDIDTVEWTVVESAIGPLLLAATGRGLVQVGFHADAARRERMLDRLAGRLGAEPVERASGRLAEAIRLLDRYFAGEALDFDLPLDWSLTTGFNRQVLRELAAGVPYGTVVGYGELARRVGQPGAAQAVGAAMGANPLPVVVPCHRVVESDGGLGGFGGGLETKRQLLALEGVLPAPLF
- a CDS encoding discoidin domain-containing protein, which produces MRLFASAPPRRTTDRLPLVLAAVLLLVGGLLLALPDRAGAAADTLISQGRPAASSSVEDGTFGPEKAFDGDSTTRWASAEGVDPQWIKVDLGPSATVSRVKLVWEAAYAKAYRVEISADGTTWTRLATETAGNGATDDWTGLTGTGRYLRVYGTARGTSYGYSLWTVEVYGTTSTTPPPTGAFTVVAAGDIAARCTASSSSCAHPKTAALAQRIAPSFYLTMGDNQYDDARLSDFRNYYDKTWGAFKTKTRPVPGNHESYDPAGAFSGYKSYFGAIAYPQGKPYYSYDQGNWHFVALDSNTFDDAAQIQWLKDDLARNTKGCLAAYFHHPLYSSGGHGNDPVSKPVWQILYAAGADLVLNGHDHHYERFAPQDPNGRATADGIVEIVGGMGGAEPYPIETVQPNSQKRISGTYGVLKLDLTDTTYTWQYVGTDDQVKDSGPTYTCH
- a CDS encoding TolB family protein; the protein is MNTTASTRARAAILVLALLLLGGGATAYTLRAASGRAAATGTADPGFTLDRGAGTLYVRDTASGRVARVDPAAPGGRVAGGPSCDRFHAAGPTALCLQRRPGVPARSYVLVLDRELREVRRIALPGIPSRARVSASGRMLSWTMFATGDSYARSAFATRTSILDLRTGYLVKNIEQIPLTLDGRRHHAPDVNYWGVTFAADDNRFYATVSTGGRTHLVEGDMRNWSARALRENVECPSLSPDGTRIAFKKRVSDGPREPWRLYVYDLRTGREHPVAERRGIDDQALWTDAETLAYGYGGAVWSVPADGTGTPRQLAADASSPAVPG